The nucleotide sequence CTGACCCGTCGATCGGCGATCTCCCGGTTTCTGAGTCGTCGGCCTGCGGGACCGGTGAGGAGGTCGCGTTTCAGCACCACCGAGGCTCGGCCGCCGTCTCGAAGCAACCGATGCAGACAGTGAATCGTATAGGGGACCGAGAGGTCGTCGTTCGCGAACCCCAATCGGGCGTCGAGCCCGCTGTGACCGAACAGGACAGGCGCTCGGTTGGCTTCGGACGCTCGACGCCACCGGTCTTTGACTCGCTCCGAGAGGGAGTCCCACGTGATCCACGGAGGATTCATCAGGAGGCAGTCCGCGCGCTGTCCGTTCAGCGGTGACGTCTCGGGCGTCGCGAGCGCGGCGTCGCCGAGGACTACCCGGGGAGAGACGCGTGGAGTTTCGTCCAACGGCGACTCGTCGACGGCTTCGAGCAGCGGCCGAACGGCGAGGGCGATCGCGAGCCGCGATGCGCGGACGGCGGTCGGCGAGAGGTCGAACCCGCGAACGGAGTCGATGACGGAATCGAGGCACTCGCTCGGTGGTTCCGCCCCCTTCCTCGATATCAACCGCTGTGCGGCGGCGGCGAGGAATGCCCCCGCTCCACACCCCGGATCGACGATGAGCGGGTCGGTGAGTGGAGCCGACGTGCCGACGTCGGGGGTTGGTGTGCCGACGTCGGAGTTTGGTGTGTCGACGTCGGAATCCGGTGTGTCGGCATCCGAACTCGGTGTGCCGGCGTCGGCGTCTTCGCCGGCCACCTCGACGCCTTCGAACAGCGTTCCGACGGCGAGTTCGGCCACGCCGCCCGGCGTGTCGTACCGACCGAAAGCCCGGCGAGTGAGGGGCGACACACACTCGCGGTGCAGCCGCGCCACGTCGTACGGCGACGCCGACTCGACGAAATCGGTCGCGAGAGATCCGAACGTCGACGTCGGGTCCGGCTCTCTCTCCGAAGTCAGAGTTGACCGTCTCTCTGATGTCGCTTCCGACGCCCGCATCCGTGAGAGTACGCGCTCGTGAACGCCCTCGAAGTCCGCGCCGAAGGACACCGGGGCATCCGACGCCAGCGGTCGTCTGGCCTCGCAGCCGAAAGCCGCCTCCAGTTCGTCCAGAAGCCGCGTGAGGAGGAAATCGAACGTCAGTGTTTCTGCGAAGAGTGCACCCGCCGCGTCCGACGTCCGCTTCTCGTGGGACGATTCCCCGGACGCTTCGTCCACAGAATCGACAGCCAACCGTGCGAAGACGTCCCCGTGCCGGTCGCGAACGTACTCGCGCCACGCCTCGAACTCGGATTCGACTTCGGGATCGTCGGTGGCGGCTGTCAACGTCGATCGATACCGCTGTGTCAACTCGGCTTCGGCGAGCCGAGCGCAACGGGCTGAATCGTCGTCTGTTTGGGGATCATCGCTGGATCGGGAGTCGTCGGTCATCGTCGGGAGTCACTCCTCGGTCGGGTCGGGTTCGGCCGTTTCGTCCGATTTGGATTCAGCAGGTTCGTCCGATTTCGGTTCCTCGATCGCCGCGGAGCGGTCAGCTTCCGTCACGCGGACGCCCTTCGCGGCGAGATGCCGCATCTGGCGCTGTGCGAAGTCCTCTTCGGAGGTTCCGTGCGTCGCGAGCACGTAGACGCGGGAGCCACCCGCGGGGCGCATCGTCCGCCCGGCGCGCTGTGCACCCTGTCGTCTCGAGCCGCCGAGCCCGGAGGCGACGATCGCCAACTCGGCACTCGGGAGATCGATACCCTCGTCGCCGACGCGTGAGATCACGAGCGTATCGCGGTCGCCCTCGCGGAACGACTCGAACACGCGTTCGCGACGGTGATGCGGCATCTCGCCGCTGACGAACGGCACGTCGAGCGCGTCGGCGAGCGCCTCGCCCTGATCGAGCCAGTCGGCGAAGACGAGCGCCTTCGAGCCGGGGTGTGCTTCGAGGAGTCGACGGGTCTCCGCGATTTTTTCGGGGTTCTCGGCCGCGATTCGGTGTTTGTCGCGGCCGTCCGCGCTCGCCCACTCGTTGCGCGCGAACTCGTCGGCCCACGGGAGGTACCGAATCTGCACTTCGGGCTCCTGCACGTAGCCGGCGTCGAAGAGCTTCGACCAGTCGGTGCCGATCGGCGGCCCGATGAGCGTGAAGATCTCCTTTTCCCTGTCGTCTTCGCGCACCGGCGTCGCCGACAGGCCGAGTCGGTGCTTCGTCTGCAGGTCGGCGCTGCGGCGGTAGATCCGCGAGGGGATGTGGTGGACTTCGTCGTAGACGATGAGCCCCCACGCGCGCGAATCGAATAACGATCGGTGCCGGTCCATCCCGGCGGTCTGATACGTCGCGATCGTCACGGGACGGATCTCTTTTTCGCCCCCGTGGTACTCGCCGATTTGATCGGGCGAGAGAGTGGTGTGTCGGAGGAGTTCCTCGCGCCACTGCGACGCGAGTTCACGAGAGGGGACGAGTACGAGCGTCTCGCCGCCGACTGCCGCGAGCACGCCGATCGCCGTCACCGTCTTGCCCGCCCCGGAGGGGCCGACGAGGACGCCGGAGCGCTGTTCGAGGAACCGCTCGACCCAGTCGCGCTGGTAGTCGCGCAGGTCGACGGTCAGGTCAGCTTCGAGCGGATCGCCCGCGTCGAGGTCGCGATCGTCGACGACGGGGTAACCCGCCTCGTAGAGGATCCGTTTGATCTCGGCTTCCGCTCCCTCGCGGACCCAGCTTCGGGTGTCGGAGATCGGCGCGACCAACTGTTCGTCGTCGAGTTTCTGCCGGGCGACGTTACCCATCAGACTCTCGGAGACACTTTCGAGGACCACGTAGCCGTCCTCGTGGGTGAACAGTCGGAAGCGGTTCGCGCGCTTCCACTGCGATTCGATCCACTCCTCCAGTTCCGGGGTGCGCCGGGGGAGCACCGACCGAACCAGCGCGAGCAGGTCGTCGACGTCGTCGTAGGGGGCCTGCCAGACGTCCTCCTGTCTGATCTCGTAGATGTACCCGCGGGTGTTCGTCTCTCTGTCAGCGGTCGTCCGCTCTCGCCGTCCCGTGGAGTCGACGAGGTGAGCGAACTGCGAGAGTTGCGCGCGGGTGTACTGTGTGGGACGGTCGACGACGACCTCGCGACGGTCGGGGAAGACGACGATCCGCTCGCGGTCGGCGACCTCGCGCCACTCGCTCGGAAAATACACGACGGGGTCGGTCTCGACGTTCACGCGCTCGATGGAACCCTGCCCTGCGAGGGCGTCGAGATCGGCCGCGGCGTCGGCCTGCGTCGTCCCCAATCGGCGGGCGACCTCCGACGCCGTCACGACGGGGCGGCTCTGTGCTTCGAGGACGTCTCGAAATCGCTCGACGTCGATAACTTCATCGTGGAGTGAATCTTCGGTCTCGTCGTGAAGTGGGTCTTCGGTCTCGTCGTGGGACCGTTCGCCGCTCTCCGTCGCTGAGGATTGGTCGGACTCGTCTCCGCTCGCGGGGCGTTCCGTAGACGATGATTCGGGATCGCCCTCCTCGTCTGTCATTGTCCGTCGAACGGTCCCGACCGGGAAACGGTTTGCGACTACGCCCGTTCTCGACTCGTCAGCCTGTGTGCTGTCATTGGACCCGCTCGCACGGACACACCGAGTTTCCGGTGAAATCCGGTGATTCGGTGTGGTCGGTTCGGGAGTGAGGCACACCGGGTTTCCGGTGAAATACTGAGGAATCGAAGTCGTCTGCAGAGGCCCTAATGAGGGGGTTTGTTGAGGATGTCTTCGGACTGGCCATCCCCAGAGACGATCAGATCATACTAAAGGGATTCTCTGTACCGACTCACGCCCCGAGATCCGGTCACACACCGTGTTTCCGGTGAAATGCGCTGCTATCTCGGCGAAAGCGGTCGTGCCGTGGCTGACCTGACGGGTCCTTCGTGTGAATCTCATCTCCATTCGGGGTATTTTGATTCACGGTGTTCTTGACCTTTGGAAAGAAACAAATTTATACTACACCTTCGTTACCGTCCATTAGGTCGACCTCAAGCCAGCGATCGGTCGTCGCCGACGATGCCGCAGTCGAAGTCGGTAGGCTGGTTTCGGAGTTCTCTCCCGACGATTTCTCTTCGTCCTAACTATTACCCATCGTCCTGACGATTTTCATCCCAGCTATTTCCCTTCATCCCAACTATTTCTGTACTTCCATCCGGACTATCTCTGCACTCCCGATGGTCGCACGAAGAGCCCACACCACGTTTCCGGTGAACAAAACCCCCCGCTTTCACCTCGACCTCCCCATCATTTCCCCCTTTCACCGGAAACCCGGTGTGTGTCCGCTCGCTCTCCCACACCACTGAATAACAACGTATTTCACCGGAAACCCGGTGTCCTGTAGTATGCCGGACACCAGCGACGACCTCTTCACTCGGGAGGATCCCGTCTTCTCAAACAAGGAGCTACTCGAAATCAATCACCTCCCCGGCGAGGGTCGTATCGTCGGTCGCGACGACGAAATCTCGGATCTCGCCGCCGCGGTCAACCCCGCCATCTTCGGACAGAGTCCGAGCAACGTCCTCATCTACGGCAAGACTGGGACGGGAAAATCCCTCTGTGCGAAGTACGTCTCCCAGCGACTCGTCGACACCGCGCGCGAGGAGGACGTGAACGCGACGTTCGCCTACGTCGACTGCGCGCAGGACACCACCGAGACCCAAGCCGTCCAGACGATCGCCGACGGCGTCAACGAACCCGCGGTCACCGGGATCAAAGTCCCCGACAAGGGCCTCAGCACCTCGACGTACTACAAGCGACTGTGGCGGATCCTCGACGCGCAGTACGACGTCGTCCTCATCCTGCTGGACGAGATCGACAAGCTCTCCGACGACGACATCCTGATGCAGCTCTCGCGGGCCGGCGAGGCCGGAAAGATCGACCAGTGCAAACTCGGCGTGATCGGAATCAGCAACAAGATCCAGTACAAAGACCGGATGGACGAACGGGTGAAATCCAGCCTCTGCGAGCGGGAGTTCGTGTTTCCGCCCTACGACGCCAATCAACTCCGGGACATTATGGAGGCTCGGTCGGACGCCTTCCGCGACGGCGTCCTCGACCCGTCGACGATCCCCCGGGCGGCCGCACTCGCCGCCCGGGAGCACGGTGATGCCAGAAAGGCGATCGACATTCTCCGATACGCGGGCGAGATCGCCCAATCGACGGGCGCACAAACGGTCCGCGAGGAGTTCGTCACGCAGGCCCGCGAGCGCGCCGAAACCGATCGCTTCCGCGAACTCATCCGCGGGTCGACGCCGCACTCGCGGTACGTCCTCCAAGCGCTCGCGATCTTGTCGCTCTCGAACGACCGACAGGACGGCTTCCGGACGAGCCGCGTCTACGAGGTGTACGAGAACATCTGCAGCGGGCAGGGCTCAGATACGCTCTCGCTTCGTCGCGTTCGCGACCTCCTCAAAGAGCACGCCTTCTTGGACATCATCGAGCAGTCGAAACACAGCGGCGGGAGCGCGGAGGGGAGTTACACCAAACACCAACTACTCGAAGATCCCCAAGTCGTCAGAGACGTGCTGTCCGAGGACGTGGCCTGATCGAGGGGAGAACGTCGTCAACTGTCGAGAACGCTGTCACACGTCGAGAAAACGCAGCTATCCGTCGAGAACCTCGTCGATATCGGCGATCGAATCGAGCACGTAATCGGGTTCGACGTCGACGTCCGCGATCGTTTCGCGGTCGGTCACGCCCGAGAGTACGAGCACGGTCGTCATTCCGGCGCGTTCGCCCATTCGGATGTCGGTCTCGATCCGATCGCCGACCATCAGACACGACTCGGGTTCGACGCCGACGACCTCTAAGGCGGTCTCGATCATCTTCGGCGAGGGCTTCCCGAGTATTTCGTCGACTGTCCGCCCGGTCACGCCCTCGATCGCGCCGATCATCCCCGCGGCGTCCGGGATCTCTCCGTCCGCGGTCGGGCAGGTCCTGTCGGGATTCGTCGCCAGAAACGGCGCGTCGTTCGCGAGCGTCCGCATCGCGATATCGAGTTTCTCGTAATCGAACTCTCGGTCCATCGACGCGACCAACAGATCGCCCGGCGCGTCCGTCGTCGCGACGCCCGCGTCGTGGAACTCCGCAACCAGCGGCGACTCGCCCACGACGTAGGCCTCCGCGTTCGGGTAGTGCTCGCGGATGTACTGCGCCGTCACCCACCCCGAGTTGACCACGTCGTCGACGCTGGCGTCGATGCCGAGTCTCCGGAGTTTCTCGCTGTAATCTCGACGGCGTGAAATCGCCTTATTCGTCAGGAACAACACCGTACGGAGGCGCTCTCGAAGCGTCTCGACGCTTTCGGCGGCCCCGGGAACGAGCGCGTCGCCCAGATACACGGTCCCGTCGAGATCCAAGATCGCCGCTTCGTAGGCGTCACGCATCGCTTCTCGCCTCCATCGACTCCGCTGATGGACGTTCATCTCCGTCGACTCCGCGACGACGTCCCCTGTTGACTTCGCGGCGGCGACGTCCCCTATTGACTCCGCGGCGGCGACGACCCCCATTGACTTCGCGGCGGCGACGTCCCCTATTGACTCCGCGACGACGACGTCCCCTATCAACTCCACTCATCGGGCCTCCCGCCCCCGACGACCAGCGTTATTTACGACCGATTTACGTTGCATCAGTAAACACCCCACGAGATCGCTCCGCGATTGCTGTTTCCGACACATCTCACCGACTCGCGTCGACGTACGGATTCGGTGCCACGGTCGCCGTTATCTCCGTTTGCACGTGTGGTTCGACCTTTGGGTTCTCCGAGTCGCCACCGGGTTCCCCCCACACGAGCGTTACCTCGGTACCGGGCTCGGCGTACTCCGGTTCGACGACCGCCAACGAGAGGACCGACCGCTCGTTGTACGTGTATCCGAAGTACTTCGAGACGCCGGCGTTTTCGCCGTCCTTCAGCACCTCGTCGTAGTGGAAAACCGCCCAGTACGGCATCGAGAGGTCGAAGTACTTGTACGTCTCTCCCTCACGGAGCAGCGACGCGAACAGTTCTAGGACGTCCGCATCGTCCCAAACGAGCGTCACTTTCCGCCGCTGGGGTTCCCCCACCATCGACGAGAGCGCCTCGCGGCCGACGAAGTCGTGATCGAAGTCGATGAACCGCTCATACCCCAACTCGATCGGATTCAGGTAGTACTCCGAGACGTCGTCCGGATCGAAACTCCCGCCGAGCGTGCTGATCGCTTCGTACCCGTCGCCGTCGAGCCACTCGCGGTACTCGCGCATCTCCTCGCCGAAGATGGCTGGGAGGGGGCGCGCGATCCACCCCTTTTCGGCACCTTGAGCCTTGTAGCTCTTCTCACCGAGCTCTCTGAGTCCGTGGGGTTCGCCGGCGTCCACGAGCGCGCCTCGGACGGTTTCGTGTTCCTCCCACGGTCCCCAGATCTCGAAGCCGACGTTCGAGGCCATCGAGTGCTTCAGCGCCCGCACGTCGACGCCGGCGATCGTCATCTCGTCGAAGTTGAAGAACGGGATGTCCGGAATCTCCCCTTCGACGGCGTCACGCATCACGTCGAGCGCCTTCGGTCCTTGCAGTTGGTATCTGAACGTGTCGTGCGGTTCGTCCTTGTCGTGGTAGCGCTCGTCGGCGTGAACCGTCGCGTCGTAGTCCCCGCGTTCGAGGTTGTACTCGACCCAGTTAGGCGCGATCGGCGTCCCGGTGAGTTTCAGCTCGTTCTCTCCGAGATAAAACAGAATGGCGTCTCCGATCAGATTCCCGTTGGGGTTGCACGCGACGAACTGCTTGGCCTGTCCGGGCGCGAACCCGTCGAAGTCGTTGACGCCGAGGTCCTCGAAGACGTCGAGTGCTTCCGGGCCTTCGACGTAGAGGTCCTTCTGATGGTGCGAGAGATCGGAGAGGCTGCACGTCTCCCGCCAACTGCGCACTTCCTCGATCCAGTTCGTATGCTCTGAGGCGACCGGGTACGGATGGCGTCCGCGGTTCTTTCGCAGTAGTTCAGCGGGGCTGTCAGCGGATTGGAGGGCCGCTTCGAGATTTTTCTCGACCATACCTCACACGTTCTCGAGAGTCTGACTTAAAAATTACTCACGCTATGGGAAGCATAAATAAAAATTTGCGCGAGAGGACGATCGACGGGGCCGTCACTGGGTCACTCGTACGATTCGACGATGTGAACGGATTCCGGGTCGATATCGATCGCCAGCGTGTCGCCGGTCTGGACGGCCTTCTTGGAGCGGTCCAATCGGAGCGTGAGCGAACGACCGTCCGGTAGCTCGGCGAATGCCTGCACGTGCTCACCCTGATAGAAGAGGTTCGTCACCTCGACGTCGATCGATCCGGAGCCGACCGGGATCTCGTCCGGTCGAATAAGCACGCGTACGTCTCCCTCGGCGGTCGACACCGCGGGCGTCGAGATGTCCTCGAATCCAAGTGAGAGCGTCCCGTCACGGACGGTCCCGTCAAGGAGGTTCGCCGTTCCGATGAACCCGGCGACGAACTCGTTCGCCGGCTCTTCGTAGATCTCCGCTGGCGTGCCGATCTGTTCGAGGTGGCCGTCGTTCATCACGGCGATTCGATCGCACATCGACATCGCCTGTTCCTGGTCGTGTGTGACGTAGAGCGTCGTCACGCCGAGCTCGTCGAGGAGCTCTCCGAGCTCCTGTCGGAGCGTCTGTTTCAGTTTGGCGTCCAGCCCTGTCATCGGCTCGTCGAGAAGCAGGATGTGCGGCTCGATCGCCAGCGCCCGCGCTAACCCCACGCGCTGTTGCTGACCGCCCGACAGGGTTTGCGGATTTCTCCCGGCCAGCTCTTCGATATCGAGCAGCTCGAGCAGTTCGTGCGCGCGTTCTCGGCGTTCGTCCTTGCTCACGCCGTGCATCTTCGGTCCGAACGTGACGTTCTGCAGGACGCTCATATTGTTGAACAGCGCGTACGACTGGAACACGAGGCCGACGTTGCGATTCTCCGGGGGGACGTGGGTGACGTCCTCGTCGTCGTAGCGAATCGTCCCCTCCGTCGCCGTCTCGAAGCCGGCGATGAGGCGGAGGGCCGTCGTTTTACCGCATCCGGAGGGACCGACGATCCCCATCACTTCACCGTCGTCGATGCTGATCGAGACGTCGTCGACGGCGACTGTCGAATCGAAGCGTTTCGTGACGTTTTCCAGTGAGACTTCTGACATCGGTTACTCCTTATGAATCTGTGTCATTTGTTAGATCCTCTGCACTGCTCCACGGTTACCGATGATCTGGAGCGTGATCGTGACCAGTGCGATGAGCAGGAAGAACACCGACACTGCAGCGGCGGCGTTCAGGAACGACGCGTTCGTGATGTTGTTGAACAGGAAGATCGCCAGCGGCGGCGTTCCGCGCGAGTACACGATGTACGAGAAGTTGAACTCCGCGGCGGCGAGCGTCCAAGAGATGATCGACCCGGCGATGATGCCGGTCTTGGCGTTCGGAACGATCACCGTGAGGAACGTCCGCGGCCACGACGCGCCGAGCGAGCGCGCGCTCTCTTCGATCTGCTGGAGGTCCATCGATTGGAAACTCGACTGGACGGCCATCACCATATACGGCGCTTTCAACAGCGAATAGCCGATGACGAGGGCAATGCCCGACGTCGAGAGGTCGGGATACGTCCGGAGGAAGGCGACTCCGAGGATGATACCGGGTGCCAGCGGGAGAATTGCGAACACGTTGACCCAACTTCGCCCCCAGAACTCATAGCGGGCTACGGCGTAGGCGATCGGCACGCCGACGATCAGGTTGATAACGACGCCGGCGAGAGCGAGGCCGGTACTGTACGCCAGCGAGGACCCGACGGCGACGTCGGCTCCGACGCCGGTACCGACGATGACGTCCTGCCAGTTGCTCAGCGTGATGAAGCCGCTCGGGAACACGCCGAACCAGTCGCTCGCGAAGGAGCTGATGAACGTCATAGCGACAGGGAACGCCAAGAAAAACAGAGTCAACGCCAACACGGCTTTGACGGTCTGGCGACCGAACCGCGCTGAGAGGCTCCCCCGTTCGAACCGGTCGGCCATCAGATGCTCACCTCCGCGGAGGTGTAGCGTAACATCAGCACGGTGAATCCGAGGACGACGACGAACCACACGGTCGCCATCGCCGACGCCTGTGCGATGTTGAATCCCTGTGCCAACTCGCGGTCGATCTGCAGGGTCCAGACGAGGAGCCCCTTCAGGATCAGGACGGTCCCGAAGATGGCCAGTCCCGTTCTGAACACGAGGATGAAGGCGCCGATGAGCCCGGGTTTGATCTGTGGAAGGGTGACGTATCGGAACGTCTCTAGTGGAGTCGCGCCCAGCGACCGCGCGGCCTCCTCTGCGTCGGTATTTACTTCGGCGTACGTCCCGCGAAGCAACAGGAGCGCTCGCGGGATCATCGAGTAGATGTACGCGAAGAACAGCCCGCCGACGCTCGTTGCGATCGCAACGTCGATCCGCGACTGCCCCGAAAGGAACGCGATAACGTTGCTGAGAACGCCGGTGTTGCCGAACAGGATGATGATCATAAACGCTGCAACGATCCCCGGCAGACTGTTCGGGAACGACAGGACGGTGAGAATCACCGATTTCGCTGGAAGATCGTACTTTTCTAAGGCGTGTGCGACGGGCACCGCGACGCAGATCGACGTGACCGTCGTCGCCGCCGCGAACCAGACGGTGTTGAACGCGATCGTTCGGTAGTACGGATCAGCCGCGAGCGTCCGGTAAAATTCGAGTGTGAACCCTTCGGTCACCAGACGGCTCTCGGAGAAACTGATCCGAACCATCTCCGTCAACGGGAACACGCCGGAGAATACGAGGAGGACCGAAAACGGGAGACAAAGCGCGATAACTCGCCTGATTTCCCGTTGTCGCTCGGTCGCGGGTGACACCAACGATCCAACGGTGGTCTGAACGGCTTCTGCGACCCGCGCACCCGGCGATACGTGATCTGCCCCCATCGGTTAGATGTCAGCTCCGCGCGTGATATCTTGGATGATCGAATCTTGGTTCTCGATGAGCGTGGACTGGTCGACGGTGAACTGCGTCTCGTCGTACCGGCTCTGCGGCGGGAACTCGTCCGGCATTTCCATCTCTGGCGCGCGAATCGGCCGCGCGTAGGCGTCGAGGAAGTGCTGTTGACCCTCGATAGAGAGGACGTAATCCATGAACAGTTTCACGGCTTCGGGGTTCGGCGCGTCCGCCAGCATCGCGTAGCCGTACAGCGCGTTGAACGCCCCGGCGTTGCCGTCGGGGCCCTCCAAGAGCGCCACGCCGACTTGGTCTTCGTCGAGGTCCTCGACGTTGTACTTCAGGTCCAGCCCCGAGTAGTCATAGCGGATGAACGACGAGTATTCACCGCTCGTGAACTGCGCGAGGAAGTTGTCGGTGAACTCCGCCCCGCCCTCTTGGATCGTGTTGTAGTAGTCGATCACCGGCTGGACGTCGTCGAGGCCCCCGCCGTAGGCGTTGTTGATCGACAGTGCGGCCGCGAGACCGACCGCCGCCTGCGGCGTCTGGAGTGCGAGGTCCTGCATGATGTCGGGATGCTTGAGGTCCTCCCACGTCTGCGGCTCGTCGAGCCCGCGTTCCTC is from Halobellus sp. LT62 and encodes:
- a CDS encoding ABC transporter permease encodes the protein MADRFERGSLSARFGRQTVKAVLALTLFFLAFPVAMTFISSFASDWFGVFPSGFITLSNWQDVIVGTGVGADVAVGSSLAYSTGLALAGVVINLIVGVPIAYAVARYEFWGRSWVNVFAILPLAPGIILGVAFLRTYPDLSTSGIALVIGYSLLKAPYMVMAVQSSFQSMDLQQIEESARSLGASWPRTFLTVIVPNAKTGIIAGSIISWTLAAAEFNFSYIVYSRGTPPLAIFLFNNITNASFLNAAAAVSVFFLLIALVTITLQIIGNRGAVQRI
- a CDS encoding type I restriction endonuclease subunit M, producing the protein MTDDSRSSDDPQTDDDSARCARLAEAELTQRYRSTLTAATDDPEVESEFEAWREYVRDRHGDVFARLAVDSVDEASGESSHEKRTSDAAGALFAETLTFDFLLTRLLDELEAAFGCEARRPLASDAPVSFGADFEGVHERVLSRMRASEATSERRSTLTSEREPDPTSTFGSLATDFVESASPYDVARLHRECVSPLTRRAFGRYDTPGGVAELAVGTLFEGVEVAGEDADAGTPSSDADTPDSDVDTPNSDVGTPTPDVGTSAPLTDPLIVDPGCGAGAFLAAAAQRLISRKGAEPPSECLDSVIDSVRGFDLSPTAVRASRLAIALAVRPLLEAVDESPLDETPRVSPRVVLGDAALATPETSPLNGQRADCLLMNPPWITWDSLSERVKDRWRRASEANRAPVLFGHSGLDARLGFANDDLSVPYTIHCLHRLLRDGGRASVVLKRDLLTGPAGRRLRNREIADRRVRYDRVHDFDSLAPFPDVDAGTALFGCRVTASGGAPGSSDPSASSGSPDSSPPLPTDEGVPTTHWRHVETPETDPEGTSLPAEPFSSLAAMRDAFDTAETSLVPTDPETPSSPWIRADAERRALGPCPYRIRHGVKDDAKAVYALDRETIARHELESEHIYPYLKSKHIVKYGLFGHDLQLVPQQLVNDDNEDELRRKTPATYAYLNDHRDRLLDRSSSWFDDGPFYSLFGLGPYTWADYKVVWCRLGFKPHFAVVSTVSDPTVGEKTVVPGDHCMFVGTDDEREAHYLCALLNSAPYQRCLRDISSGGKSSLSKSTVERLALPEWTGAAPQRQLASLSQRAHEIVPEHVDCSKRAYNEKTIPELAAVQSKIDREVEQFLVALASSRNANRRRERGP
- a CDS encoding DEAD/DEAH box helicase yields the protein MTDEEGDPESSSTERPASGDESDQSSATESGERSHDETEDPLHDETEDSLHDEVIDVERFRDVLEAQSRPVVTASEVARRLGTTQADAAADLDALAGQGSIERVNVETDPVVYFPSEWREVADRERIVVFPDRREVVVDRPTQYTRAQLSQFAHLVDSTGRRERTTADRETNTRGYIYEIRQEDVWQAPYDDVDDLLALVRSVLPRRTPELEEWIESQWKRANRFRLFTHEDGYVVLESVSESLMGNVARQKLDDEQLVAPISDTRSWVREGAEAEIKRILYEAGYPVVDDRDLDAGDPLEADLTVDLRDYQRDWVERFLEQRSGVLVGPSGAGKTVTAIGVLAAVGGETLVLVPSRELASQWREELLRHTTLSPDQIGEYHGGEKEIRPVTIATYQTAGMDRHRSLFDSRAWGLIVYDEVHHIPSRIYRRSADLQTKHRLGLSATPVREDDREKEIFTLIGPPIGTDWSKLFDAGYVQEPEVQIRYLPWADEFARNEWASADGRDKHRIAAENPEKIAETRRLLEAHPGSKALVFADWLDQGEALADALDVPFVSGEMPHHRRERVFESFREGDRDTLVISRVGDEGIDLPSAELAIVASGLGGSRRQGAQRAGRTMRPAGGSRVYVLATHGTSEEDFAQRQMRHLAAKGVRVTEADRSAAIEEPKSDEPAESKSDETAEPDPTEE
- a CDS encoding ABC transporter ATP-binding protein, encoding MSEVSLENVTKRFDSTVAVDDVSISIDDGEVMGIVGPSGCGKTTALRLIAGFETATEGTIRYDDEDVTHVPPENRNVGLVFQSYALFNNMSVLQNVTFGPKMHGVSKDERRERAHELLELLDIEELAGRNPQTLSGGQQQRVGLARALAIEPHILLLDEPMTGLDAKLKQTLRQELGELLDELGVTTLYVTHDQEQAMSMCDRIAVMNDGHLEQIGTPAEIYEEPANEFVAGFIGTANLLDGTVRDGTLSLGFEDISTPAVSTAEGDVRVLIRPDEIPVGSGSIDVEVTNLFYQGEHVQAFAELPDGRSLTLRLDRSKKAVQTGDTLAIDIDPESVHIVESYE
- a CDS encoding ABC transporter permease is translated as MGADHVSPGARVAEAVQTTVGSLVSPATERQREIRRVIALCLPFSVLLVFSGVFPLTEMVRISFSESRLVTEGFTLEFYRTLAADPYYRTIAFNTVWFAAATTVTSICVAVPVAHALEKYDLPAKSVILTVLSFPNSLPGIVAAFMIIILFGNTGVLSNVIAFLSGQSRIDVAIATSVGGLFFAYIYSMIPRALLLLRGTYAEVNTDAEEAARSLGATPLETFRYVTLPQIKPGLIGAFILVFRTGLAIFGTVLILKGLLVWTLQIDRELAQGFNIAQASAMATVWFVVVLGFTVLMLRYTSAEVSI
- a CDS encoding Cdc6/Cdc18 family protein, with the protein product MPDTSDDLFTREDPVFSNKELLEINHLPGEGRIVGRDDEISDLAAAVNPAIFGQSPSNVLIYGKTGTGKSLCAKYVSQRLVDTAREEDVNATFAYVDCAQDTTETQAVQTIADGVNEPAVTGIKVPDKGLSTSTYYKRLWRILDAQYDVVLILLDEIDKLSDDDILMQLSRAGEAGKIDQCKLGVIGISNKIQYKDRMDERVKSSLCEREFVFPPYDANQLRDIMEARSDAFRDGVLDPSTIPRAAALAAREHGDARKAIDILRYAGEIAQSTGAQTVREEFVTQARERAETDRFRELIRGSTPHSRYVLQALAILSLSNDRQDGFRTSRVYEVYENICSGQGSDTLSLRRVRDLLKEHAFLDIIEQSKHSGGSAEGSYTKHQLLEDPQVVRDVLSEDVA
- a CDS encoding HAD-IIA family hydrolase: MELIGDVVVAESIGDVAAAKSMGVVAAAESIGDVAAAKSTGDVVAESTEMNVHQRSRWRREAMRDAYEAAILDLDGTVYLGDALVPGAAESVETLRERLRTVLFLTNKAISRRRDYSEKLRRLGIDASVDDVVNSGWVTAQYIREHYPNAEAYVVGESPLVAEFHDAGVATTDAPGDLLVASMDREFDYEKLDIAMRTLANDAPFLATNPDRTCPTADGEIPDAAGMIGAIEGVTGRTVDEILGKPSPKMIETALEVVGVEPESCLMVGDRIETDIRMGERAGMTTVLVLSGVTDRETIADVDVEPDYVLDSIADIDEVLDG
- a CDS encoding extracellular solute-binding protein, whose amino-acid sequence is MGGGGDGSGDSGDGSGGDGSGESCSGETYDVGYGDSQTTVCSDAFPTNEQLYVYCVQSGWMNWPSVMEAFNQEYGVELNDNDRSSGEALQDARSQAQSPTHSAFNGGYTFAIQAMNDGLTQAYKPANWDKVPDNAKTDNGHCTSTRKVTTALTYRKDIFEERGLDEPQTWEDLKHPDIMQDLALQTPQAAVGLAAALSINNAYGGGLDDVQPVIDYYNTIQEGGAEFTDNFLAQFTSGEYSSFIRYDYSGLDLKYNVEDLDEDQVGVALLEGPDGNAGAFNALYGYAMLADAPNPEAVKLFMDYVLSIEGQQHFLDAYARPIRAPEMEMPDEFPPQSRYDETQFTVDQSTLIENQDSIIQDITRGADI